The Moorena producens PAL-8-15-08-1 genomic interval AATGGCAGATAATTGCCGTAGGGGTAATTGACGCACTTGATCCACTAATAAGAAAGTCGGGGTCAACACGACAATAAGAAAGGCTAAAAATCCCACTAGGTTGACTATCCATAGCCCAAACAACCAACGTCGCCACAGCAACAGTGCTGCTAGAATAGCAGTTAAACTCCAAATCATACCTCCCCTCACCATTAAGCCGGATTCTTGCAACTGCTCCGGTAAGTTGGGTGCTGCTGGTCCACTACCGATATATTCCGGAGCCAAGAAAATAGCAGTGGCAAGGGCAATTAACAACAAGAGGTTAAATAGGCTACTGAGTAGCATGGATGGGGAAAGGGGCAGAGGGCTAGACCAGGAAAGGTTACTAGTATGGGTGAGTTGGTCACTCCACAATAAAGCCAAAAGAATGGCGGCAGCTGGAATTAGGGGTAGAACATAGCTGGGTAGTTTAGTGGCAGCAATGGTAAAAAAGCCGAAAATCCCTACAAACCAGAACAGAGCAAATAAACCCAAATGAGTAGAACGGGGTGAGTTACGCCACCGCACCCGCCGCCAAAATTTTAGTCGTGCGATCGCAAAGGGTAAGTAGCTCGACCAAGGGGCAAAAGCTATCAGTACTACTGGAAAATAAAAATACCAAGGCCCAGCGTGGCGGTTAACGGTGCGAGTAAAGCGTTGAATATTGTGATATCCAAAAAACGAGTCGATATAGGCTTGCCCATTGGCTAGGGTTACTAATAGATACCAAGGTAGTGTCAGAGCCAAAATAATCAAAATGCCTTTAAATAAGCACATTTCCTGCAATACTTCCCTGCCATTGCCCAGGTAAAGCAGAAAACCACCAATAATTAGTGTGGGTAGAACGATACCGACTGGTCCTTTGGTAAGGATAGCTAGAGCAATGAGCACATAACAGGCTAGGTACCAACCGCAAGGGTATTTGTGAGGGGGTGAGGGGCTTTTAGCAACAGTTGTTTCGCTGTTTCCGAGCTCCTGTGCTCCTGTGCTCCTCTGGTTTCGATGGGCATACCCTAGAAAAAAGGTTAGTAATGCACCCCCGACACAGCCGCTGAGTAGCATATCTGAGACACCAGTTCTTGCCCAGATAATGGTTTGAAGATTCACTGCCATCAGGGTCGAACCAATCCAGGCACAGAGCCACAACTGCCGCTGGAGATAGGAAGGGTTGATTTTGCTATCCCTGTGCTGACTAGAATCTACATCAGGGGTAAAGGCAGCAGGACGGGAAATCCCATAATATCGTAGGGTGTAAAAGCCTAATCCAGTTAATGCGATCGCACTCAGGGCTGACGGCAGTCTTACTGCCCATTCGTTCACCCCAATCAACCGGTAACCAATTGCCATTAACCAGTAGATTAGCGGGGGTTTATCAAAGCGAGTCTCACCATTGAAATAAGGGGTAATCCAGTCACCTGTCACCGTCATCTGGCGAGCGGCCTCAGCAAACAAGGGTTCAGTTTCATCTACCAAACCGATGTTGCCCAAATTCCACAAAAAAGCTAGCCAGCTGATCAGGAGTAACCACAGAATAGAAAGTGTCCAGATGGTGGTGGGATGCTGTTGCCAAGATGGCCACCAATTTTTCAACCTATTAGCTAACGTAAACTTCATCAATGGGCTAGGGGGTGATTGAGGTCTAGCAGGCTATCATGATTCCAAAAAGGGATAGCATGGTCTACACGTGTGTTATTCTTGTTTCAATGAGTGTAGTAGATGCAGAATACCCGTCTTAATAATTTAGTTGATTTTTTATGGACGCGGCTGGGGCTATGGTTTGCTAATCCCTGGCGACGCCTGTCGATGGTCCTGATTAGCTTTCTGTTTGGCTTCTTGGTAGGACAAGCCCTGTGTACTACAGCAGGAACTGGCCAGGAATGGATACTATCTGGGATGTTGATTATTTTTACAGAAGCAGTTAACCGGTTTATTTATAGCGTTAAATTTCCAAAAGGCCAATTAAATCAAACCGTTGACCGGGTTTCATGGTTGGCAGATCTAGTCAATGCTTTT includes:
- a CDS encoding glycosyltransferase family 39 protein, translated to MKNWWPSWQQHPTTIWTLSILWLLLISWLAFLWNLGNIGLVDETEPLFAEAARQMTVTGDWITPYFNGETRFDKPPLIYWLMAIGYRLIGVNEWAVRLPSALSAIALTGLGFYTLRYYGISRPAAFTPDVDSSQHRDSKINPSYLQRQLWLCAWIGSTLMAVNLQTIIWARTGVSDMLLSGCVGGALLTFFLGYAHRNQRSTGAQELGNSETTVAKSPSPPHKYPCGWYLACYVLIALAILTKGPVGIVLPTLIIGGFLLYLGNGREVLQEMCLFKGILIILALTLPWYLLVTLANGQAYIDSFFGYHNIQRFTRTVNRHAGPWYFYFPVVLIAFAPWSSYLPFAIARLKFWRRVRWRNSPRSTHLGLFALFWFVGIFGFFTIAATKLPSYVLPLIPAAAILLALLWSDQLTHTSNLSWSSPLPLSPSMLLSSLFNLLLLIALATAIFLAPEYIGSGPAAPNLPEQLQESGLMVRGGMIWSLTAILAALLLWRRWLFGLWIVNLVGFLAFLIVVLTPTFLLVDQVRQLPLRQLSAIAVQEKQSSEELIMIGFKKPSVVFYTQQPVTYMSKGKKARNYMKEIAVTQPSPPSVLMLARNKRLKKAKLKPEQYATLASLGPYKLIRVSKQVFVDNSKIKN
- a CDS encoding DUF565 domain-containing protein; this translates as MQNTRLNNLVDFLWTRLGLWFANPWRRLSMVLISFLFGFLVGQALCTTAGTGQEWILSGMLIIFTEAVNRFIYSVKFPKGQLNQTVDRVSWLADLVNAFKIGLVYSMYLEAFKLGS